The Mucilaginibacter gracilis genomic interval AGCGGGTTGTTGGCTTGTTGAGTTGGCATGTTGCAAAGGTAAAAAATATGTAATGGAGTTTTCGTCTTTACACATCAGCAAACAATTAACCAGGAGATGGGCAGCAATATATTGAAATGCTTAAAGGTTCTCTATTTCTTCAACAGATAGTTTAGTGAACTTCGAAATTTGTGACACAGGCAATCCGTCTTTTTTCATTTCACGGGCAATATTCTTTTTTTCTTCTAATGCTTTCAAGCGTTCTTCTTCACGGGCTTTTGCATCGGCTTCCTTCACGGCATAGTCCAACACATTCTTGTTATCCCATTTATATTTTAAACTGCTATCGTACATCGTCTTTTCTTCCTTTGTCAGGTTTGTATATTCAGCAATACTAAATAATTTTTCAAATACTGGTTTCCGAAGATAAGTAGGGATTTTGTCCATCCGCTTCATGTTTTTAATTACATAAAGCCACCTGTCTAAATCGGTTTCCAGTTCGGTATCTGCTTTCACAAAGTTAATTAATTCAATATAAGTATAACCCAGTTTGTCGTAAAATATTTCGCCTGTATCTCTGTTACACAGGCAAATATCCTGTAGGTAAGTATTTGTGCGGCCCTCGTTAAGGGTAAAGTCTTCTAGCAGGGCAATCAAATATACTTCGGATATGTTATAGCCCCAGGCACTCCGTTTACCCTTTG includes:
- a CDS encoding Rpn family recombination-promoting nuclease/putative transposase, translating into MPNSQPPAIGKYIDPLVDFAFKKIFGSEPNKDLLIAFLNEVFRGRKHIVDLVYNKNEHPGDLKDEGAAIFDLLCTGDGGEHFLIEVQRAKQGYFKERTLFYTSRLISNQAPKGKRSAWGYNISEVYLIALLEDFTLNEGRTNTYLQDICLCNRDTGEIFYDKLGYTYIELINFVKADTELETDLDRWLYVIKNMKRMDKIPTYLRKPVFEKLFSIAEYTNLTKEEKTMYDSSLKYKWDNKNVLDYAVKEADAKAREEERLKALEEKKNIAREMKKDGLPVSQISKFTKLSVEEIENL